The genomic DNA ACGTCTGCCTTTTCTGGTTCTAGCATTAGTTTTAGTCTTTTGACCACGAACAGGAAGACCTTTTCTGTGGCGAAGACCTCTATAACTTCCAAGATCCATAAGAGCTTTGATATCCATAGCAACTTGTTTTCTCAAATCACCCTCAACGACGTGGTGCTCTTGAATTTCTTTACGGATAGCTGCCGCTTCGTCTTCACTAAGCTCGTAAACTCTCTTATCGTAAGAAATTCCAGCTGCGTCAAGGATTTGACGAGATTTATAAAGACCTATACCATAGATATAAGTCAAACCATACTCAATTCTCTTTTTGTTTGGTAAATCTACACCTGCAATACGTGCCATGCCTTATCCTTGTCTTTGTTTATGTTTTGGATTTTCGCAGATAACACGAATTATGCCACTACGTTTGACAATTTTACATTTGTCACACATCTTCTTTACAGAAGGACGAACTTTCATTTTAGTCTCCTAAAAATTTATTCCACTTTTTTAGGGGCTGCATCAGGTCTAAAGAAAGAATTTAGACCAACTATTTTCAAAATAAGTGGGGAACTTTGAAAATAATTCTTCATACAGCTTTTCGCAAAGCTTGGATTTTATCCAAAACCAGCTTTAAATTTACTTAGCATATTTGCCAAAAGGCTAAATTTACTTATATCTATAAGTGATCCTGCCCTTATCTAGGCTATATGGCGTAAGTTCTACTTTTACGCGGTCGCCAGGCATTATCTTTATATAATGCATTCTCATTTTTCCAGCGATATGACATAAAATTATATGTTTGTTGTCAAGCTCAACTTTAAAAGTTGCATTTGGTAGTGCTTCAACAACATTTCCATCAATCTCAATGACATCGTCTTTTGCCACAAACTCTCCTTTCTTTAAATTTTTGCTATAAATTTTATGCTTGGCTTAAAATTTCGGCTTTACCATTAACTATTGCCATGCAATGCTCATAATGGCTAGTTCTTAAACCATCTTTTGAGGTTACTTTCCAGTTATCGCTTCCTAAAACTGGCGTGCCGTCTTTTTGGCAGATCATTGGCTCTATACAAAATACCATTCCTTCTTTTATCTTTGGTCCAGCTTTTGGGTTATGCCCCTCAAGATAGTTTGGAATTTCTGGCTCTTCGTGTGGCCTTTTTCCTATACCGTGACCGCAATATCCACGTAAAGGCACATAACCTCTACCAAGAATAAATTTCTCAAGCTCATAGCAAATTTCTTTAAAATGCATACCAGCTCTTATATAGTCAATCGCAAAATATAGTGCATCTTTTGAGCAAGCAATCAAAGCCTCATCTTCTTTTGAAATTTTACCAACTCCAAATGTCCTAGCCGAATCACCAAAATAACCATCTAAATTTGAGCCGATATCAACGCTAACGATATCACCCTCTTTTAGTTTGTATTCATTTGGGATTCCGTGGATCACCACTTCATTGACACTTATGCAAGCCGCATTTGGAAAGCCATAAAGACCTTTAAAAGCAGGTTTTGCCCCAGCAGCCCTTATCATATCTTCACAAATTTTATCTATCTCAAGAAGTGAAATTCCAGGTTTTATGATCGTAGAAACGTGATCAAGAGTTCGAGCGACGATCTTGTTCGCCGCTCTCATTTTCTCTATCTCAGCTGGTCTTTTTAGCATGATAGCCATTTTATAGACCTACTGCGCTTAAAGTTTGGTATTTATTTGTATAAGACTGAGCTTCTATACGCCTCATCGTATCAAGTGCTACTGAAACCACAATAAGCACTGATGTGCCACCAAAATAAAATGGAACACCCATAGTCTTTACAAGTACCCAAGGTAGTGTTGAAATGATACCCAAGTACAAAGCTCCACCTAAAGTTAGCCTGCCAGCTACTTCATTTAGATAGCTAGCTGTACTCTCACCTGGTCTAACGCCTGGGATAAATCCGCCTTGTTTCTTTAAATTTTCACTTATATCTTTTGTGTTAAATACGATCGATGCGTAGAAAAACGCAAAGAAGATGATAAATAAAAATGTTAAAAAGTTAAACATATAGCCATTTGGACTCAAAAAGTCATTGATAGCTTGGATGATTGGATTTGTACTAGCCTGTAAAATCGTACTAGGAAACATCAAAATCGCACTAGCAAATATCGGTGGGATAACGCCACTTAAATTTACTTTGATCGGTATATAGTTCATTATACGTTTGTTTTGATTTTCCATTATCACTTTTCTTGAGTAAGAAATAGGAATACGCCTTTCACCCATCTCAACAAATATAATAGCACCGATGGTAGCTAAGATAATCGCCAAAATAGCGATAACTGTTAGGAAATTCATCTCAGAGGTGTTTACTAAATTTACAGTTCCACCGATCGCACTAGGTATGCCAGAGACGATGCCTGCAAAGATGATAAGACTTATACCATTGCCTATGCCACGTTGTGTTATTTGCTCGCCTATCCACATAAGTAGCATAGTTCCAGTTAGCATAGACACAGCAGAGATCGCGATAAATAAATTTATATCTATCATGATAGCTTGTTCGCCACCGCGTCCGCTTAAGCTTTGAAGTCCGATAGAAACACCGATTGATTGCACAAGAGTGATAACAATGGTTGCATAGCGTATGATTTGCATATATTTTTGCATACCGTCACGCTCTTTTTTCATCTGACCTAATTTCGGAAATGTTGCTGCTAAAAGCTCCATAATGATCGAAGCTGTAATGTAAGGCATGATACCTAAAGAGATGATACTTAAACGCTCAGCAGCTTTACCACTAAACATATTAAATAGACCCAAGGCATTGCTGTTGTTTGAATTAAAAAATTCTTTAATTACGTCGACATTAACACCAGGAACTGGCACATAAGCCAGTATCCTGTATGCGAACAAAAATGCCAACGTGATTAAAATCTTGTTGGTCAGTGTTTTATCCATTATTTTGTTCCGCTAACGCTAACGTTCTCGTCTTTAATCTTAGAAGCAAGAGCTTTTGCGCTTGTACCGATTAGTTTTATCTTAGTAACGCTCTTTGAAATTTTATGAACGCTAGCTATTGTTGCTATTGAAATTTCAGCAAGCTCTTTTATAGCTACAATTTTCTCGACATTAATAACATAAGGTTTTTCAAATTTAGAAGTAAAGCCTACTTTTGGAAGACGTCTTTGAAGTGGTTGCTGTCCGCCCTCAAAACCTCTTTTCTCATTGTAGCCTTTTCTTGCTCTTTGACCTTTGTTACCTTTGCCAGCAGTTTTGCCATTGCCACTACCTTGACCACGACCTATTCTTTTAGTTGCATGAGTTGAACCTGCAGCAGGTGTTAATTTTTCTAATGCCATCTTAACTCCTTTCTCTTAGCTTTTTAGCAAACTAAGTGCTTTTATAGTAGCACGAACGACGTTTGCTGAGTTATTTGAGCCAAGTGATTTAGTAAGGATATCCTTAATACCTGCAAGCTCGATAATAGGACGTGCACTACCACCAGCGATAACACCAGTACCCTCGCTAGCTGGGCGAAGTAGCATTCTACTTGCGTTGTATTTTACCTCTACATCGTGAGGGATAGTTGTGCCTTTGATCTTAACGTGGATAATATTTTTAAATGCGTCGTCAATCGCTTTTCTCATCGCATCTGGTACCTCTTTAGCTTTACCATAACCAAAGCCAACTAGACCATTTCTATTACCAACAACAACTAAAGCTGTAAATCTAAATCTACGACCACCTTTAACAACCTTTGTAACCCGACCGATATCGACGATTACTTCTTCAAATTCTTCTCTATTATATTTTTCCATCGATTTTCCTTTGGGTTATAGCTTGATGCCATTTTCTCTTAAAGCTTCAGCAAATGCTGCGATGACGCCATGATACAAATAACCATTTCTATCAAAAACTGCAATATCTATCTTCTTAGCTTTTAAAGCCTTAGCAAATTCTTTAGCTAAAGTGACCGCACCTTCTTTATTTGCTTTTATGCCTATCTTTCTACCATCTACTGCAGCTAGTGTAGTAGCTGTAACGTCGTCAATCGCTTGAACATAAAGAGTTCTGTTTGATTTGAAAATAGAAACTCTTGGGCAAGATGCAACACCAGAAATTTTACCTCTGATTCTTCTTTTTCTCTTAATTCTAAGAGCGATTTTTCTTTTTAGTACTTTTGCTGTCATTTACCGCTCCTTACTTCTTAGATGTCTTGCCCGCTTTGCGGATGATGCGTTCTTCTAGATATTTAACGCCTTTGCCTTTATATGGCTCAGGTGGTCTAAATCCTCTAACTTGAGCAGCCACTTGGCCTACTACTTGTTTGTCATCGCCTTTGATAGTAATAACGTTTTTCTCAACACTAGCTTCAACACCTGCTGGTAGCTCATAGTTGATAAGGTGTGAAAAACCAAGAGAAAGCTCTAAAATTTTACCTTTTGCAGCTGCTTTGTAACCAACGCCGTTGATCTCAAGCTGGCGAGTAAAGCCTGCTGTGATACCAGTTACGATGTTATTAGCAAGTGCTCTATATGTTCCCCAGTAAGCTCTACTTTGGCGATCTTCGCCTTTTGGAGCAAAAACTATATGACCATTTTCTATCTTGACATCAACATGACCTTTTGTGTCAAGCTCTTTTATATGATTGCCCTTTTTAAATTTTAGGACATTATTTTCAACGCTAACGTCTACACCACTTGGGATAGCGATAGGCTGTTTTCCAATACGTGACATTTTTTTCCTTTACTTGTCTAGGGTGTTCCTACATTTACGAATAAACACCACAATGCCGTAAATTTGATCGTCAAATTTGACGAAACCTTCATTTGAATTTCTAAATTTAGCTTTGGCAAAATCTAAAATTTTACCAAGCTAAAAAATTTAACCTTAAAATCATAAGGTTAAATAGCGTTTAATGCAGTTTATTACCAAACCGTACAAAGAACCTCGCCGCCAACGCCAGCTTTACTTGCTTCGATACCGCTCATAACGCCTTTGCTTGTACTAACGATAACCGTTCCGTAACCATTTTTAAAACGCTTAATGTCGTCTTTGCCTTGATAAACACGGCGACCAGGCTTTGAAACCCTTTTAAGCTCGTTTATAACGCTTCTGCCGTACTCATCATACTTTAAAACTACATTTATAAATTTCTTGTTACCTTCTTCGATAACGTTGTAGCTCTCGATATAGCCTTTTGCTGCAAGGATAGAAAGAGTAGCCTCAACAACCTTAGAATGAAGCAATTTCGCAGTTTCAAGCTTTCTCATACTTGCATTTCTAATGCGTGTTAATCCATCTGATATTAAATCGTTTAACATTTCTCTTCCTTACCAACTTGCTTTTTTAAGACCAGGTATCAGGCCTTCGTTAGCCATTTTTCTTAGGCAAACACGGCAAATTCCAAAATCTTTATAAACAGAGTGCGGACGACCGCAAATTTGGCATCTAGTATAGCCACGAACCGCAAATTTTGGCTTGCGTGCAGCTTTTGCTATCATTGATTTCTTTGCCATTTTACTTTCCTTTTGCAAACGGCACACCAAATAGCTCTAGCAATTTGAATGCCTCTTTATCATTTTTAGCCGTAGTAGCAATCGTAATATTCATACCATGAGTTCGTAAAATTTTATCATACTCAACCTCTGGAAACATTAGCTGCTCACTAAGACCGAAGTTATAGTTTCCACGTCCATCAAAACCATTTTTTGGAAGACCACGGAAGTCTTTAACTCTTGGGAGAGCAACGCTGATTAGCTTATCTAAGAAAGCATACATTTGCTCTTTTCTCAAAGTTACTTTGATACCAACAGGAAAACCTTCGCGAACTTTAAAGCCAGCAACTGATTTTTTAGCATCAGTGATAACTGCTTTTTGTCCGGCGATAAGTGAAATGGTATCAGCCATATTTTGAAGCACTTTCTGATCTTTCGCAGAGTCTCCTGCACCTACACTGATCACAATTTTCTCAAGCGCAGGGATAAGCATTGGATTTTTGATGTCAAATTCTTTTACGAGAGCTGGCTTGATAGTTTCGTTAAATTTATCTTTTAATCTACTCATATCTCTTATCCTTCAACTTTCGTGACATTTGATATGTCAATTGGCATCTCTTTATTTACGTGACCACCATTTGGAGTTTTTTCGCTTGGTTTGATAGCTTTTTTAGCTATTTTGCATCCCTCAACTATAACCTGACCTTTTTTTGCAAGAACTGCTAAAATCTTACCAGTTTTGCCTTTATCGTCACCAGCGATGATCTTAACGGTATCGCCTTTTTTGACTTTAAATTTTACATTAGCCATTATAAAACCTCCGGAGCTAGCGAAACAATTTTCATAAAGTTAGCATATCTAACTTCACGTCCAACTGGTCCAAAAATACGAGTGCCGACTGGCTCTTTTTTGCTATCAAGTATAACAGCTGCGTTCTCATCAAAGCGGATTAGCGAACCATTATCTCTTTGAACCTCTTTTTTAGTTCTTACGACAACAGCTTTTACAACCTGTCCTTTTTTGATCTTACCATTTGGAAGAGCTTTTTTAACAGAGCAAACTATGATATCGCCAAGTGTAGCGTATCTTCTTTTGCTGCCGCCAAGAACTTTTATACACATTAACTCTTTTGCACCACTATTATCAGCAACTGCAAGTCTTGTAAAACTTTGAATCATTACTCAACTCCCTTTGCCAATACAGCTTTTAAGCGAAAATTCTTGCGAGCTGAAAGTGGTCTGCACTCAATTGCAACAACTGTATCGCCTGCTCTTGTCTCATTTTTTTCATCATGAACTAAATACTTTTTAAAGCGTTTTACAAATTTATGGTATCTTGGGTGCATAACGCGTCTTTCTACCAAAATAGTAGCTGTTTTATCTCCAGCTTTTTGTAAAACAACACCTTGAATTTCTCTTTTTAATGCCATTTTACGCCCCTTGTCTTGTTGCACTAATTGCAGTGTTGATCTGAGCTATCTCTTTGCGAACAGCACTAATCTCATTAGGGTTGCTTAACTGCATAGTTTTTAGCTTTTGTCTTAAAGTAAATAAAAGCACCTTTTTCTCTTTTAGCAACGCGTTTAATTCTGCAACGCTCTTATCTTTTAACTCAGTATATTTCATTTTCACTCTCTCGCGTTACAAATTTTGATTTGAAAGGAAGTTTGTGTAAAGCCAAAGTTAGAGCTTCACGAGCCAACTCTTCGCTAACACCAGCCATTTCAAATATTATACGACCAGGTTTGATATTCATAACCCACTCTTCAACTCCAGCCTTACCTTTACCCATACGAGTTTGTAGAGGTTTTTTAGTAAGTGGCTTATCAGGGAAAACCCTAATCCAAATTT from Campylobacter concisus includes the following:
- the rpsM gene encoding 30S ribosomal protein S13; translation: MARIAGVDLPNKKRIEYGLTYIYGIGLYKSRQILDAAGISYDKRVYELSEDEAAAIRKEIQEHHVVEGDLRKQVAMDIKALMDLGSYRGLRHRKGLPVRGQKTKTNARTRKGRRKTVGAATK
- the rpmJ gene encoding 50S ribosomal protein L36 → MKVRPSVKKMCDKCKIVKRSGIIRVICENPKHKQRQG
- the infA gene encoding translation initiation factor IF-1; the protein is MAKDDVIEIDGNVVEALPNATFKVELDNKHIILCHIAGKMRMHYIKIMPGDRVKVELTPYSLDKGRITYRYK
- the map gene encoding type I methionyl aminopeptidase codes for the protein MAIMLKRPAEIEKMRAANKIVARTLDHVSTIIKPGISLLEIDKICEDMIRAAGAKPAFKGLYGFPNAACISVNEVVIHGIPNEYKLKEGDIVSVDIGSNLDGYFGDSARTFGVGKISKEDEALIACSKDALYFAIDYIRAGMHFKEICYELEKFILGRGYVPLRGYCGHGIGKRPHEEPEIPNYLEGHNPKAGPKIKEGMVFCIEPMICQKDGTPVLGSDNWKVTSKDGLRTSHYEHCMAIVNGKAEILSQA
- the secY gene encoding preprotein translocase subunit SecY, with translation MDKTLTNKILITLAFLFAYRILAYVPVPGVNVDVIKEFFNSNNSNALGLFNMFSGKAAERLSIISLGIMPYITASIIMELLAATFPKLGQMKKERDGMQKYMQIIRYATIVITLVQSIGVSIGLQSLSGRGGEQAIMIDINLFIAISAVSMLTGTMLLMWIGEQITQRGIGNGISLIIFAGIVSGIPSAIGGTVNLVNTSEMNFLTVIAILAIILATIGAIIFVEMGERRIPISYSRKVIMENQNKRIMNYIPIKVNLSGVIPPIFASAILMFPSTILQASTNPIIQAINDFLSPNGYMFNFLTFLFIIFFAFFYASIVFNTKDISENLKKQGGFIPGVRPGESTASYLNEVAGRLTLGGALYLGIISTLPWVLVKTMGVPFYFGGTSVLIVVSVALDTMRRIEAQSYTNKYQTLSAVGL
- the rplO gene encoding 50S ribosomal protein L15 translates to MALEKLTPAAGSTHATKRIGRGQGSGNGKTAGKGNKGQRARKGYNEKRGFEGGQQPLQRRLPKVGFTSKFEKPYVINVEKIVAIKELAEISIATIASVHKISKSVTKIKLIGTSAKALASKIKDENVSVSGTK
- the rpsE gene encoding 30S ribosomal protein S5, translated to MEKYNREEFEEVIVDIGRVTKVVKGGRRFRFTALVVVGNRNGLVGFGYGKAKEVPDAMRKAIDDAFKNIIHVKIKGTTIPHDVEVKYNASRMLLRPASEGTGVIAGGSARPIIELAGIKDILTKSLGSNNSANVVRATIKALSLLKS
- the rplR gene encoding 50S ribosomal protein L18, coding for MTAKVLKRKIALRIKRKRRIRGKISGVASCPRVSIFKSNRTLYVQAIDDVTATTLAAVDGRKIGIKANKEGAVTLAKEFAKALKAKKIDIAVFDRNGYLYHGVIAAFAEALRENGIKL
- the rplF gene encoding 50S ribosomal protein L6, giving the protein MSRIGKQPIAIPSGVDVSVENNVLKFKKGNHIKELDTKGHVDVKIENGHIVFAPKGEDRQSRAYWGTYRALANNIVTGITAGFTRQLEINGVGYKAAAKGKILELSLGFSHLINYELPAGVEASVEKNVITIKGDDKQVVGQVAAQVRGFRPPEPYKGKGVKYLEERIIRKAGKTSKK
- the rpsH gene encoding 30S ribosomal protein S8, translating into MLNDLISDGLTRIRNASMRKLETAKLLHSKVVEATLSILAAKGYIESYNVIEEGNKKFINVVLKYDEYGRSVINELKRVSKPGRRVYQGKDDIKRFKNGYGTVIVSTSKGVMSGIEASKAGVGGEVLCTVW
- a CDS encoding type Z 30S ribosomal protein S14 gives rise to the protein MAKKSMIAKAARKPKFAVRGYTRCQICGRPHSVYKDFGICRVCLRKMANEGLIPGLKKASW
- the rplE gene encoding 50S ribosomal protein L5; its protein translation is MSRLKDKFNETIKPALVKEFDIKNPMLIPALEKIVISVGAGDSAKDQKVLQNMADTISLIAGQKAVITDAKKSVAGFKVREGFPVGIKVTLRKEQMYAFLDKLISVALPRVKDFRGLPKNGFDGRGNYNFGLSEQLMFPEVEYDKILRTHGMNITIATTAKNDKEAFKLLELFGVPFAKGK
- the rplX gene encoding 50S ribosomal protein L24, whose product is MANVKFKVKKGDTVKIIAGDDKGKTGKILAVLAKKGQVIVEGCKIAKKAIKPSEKTPNGGHVNKEMPIDISNVTKVEG
- the rplN gene encoding 50S ribosomal protein L14, which encodes MIQSFTRLAVADNSGAKELMCIKVLGGSKRRYATLGDIIVCSVKKALPNGKIKKGQVVKAVVVRTKKEVQRDNGSLIRFDENAAVILDSKKEPVGTRIFGPVGREVRYANFMKIVSLAPEVL
- the rpsQ gene encoding 30S ribosomal protein S17; translation: MALKREIQGVVLQKAGDKTATILVERRVMHPRYHKFVKRFKKYLVHDEKNETRAGDTVVAIECRPLSARKNFRLKAVLAKGVE
- the rpmC gene encoding 50S ribosomal protein L29, yielding MKYTELKDKSVAELNALLKEKKVLLFTLRQKLKTMQLSNPNEISAVRKEIAQINTAISATRQGA
- the rplP gene encoding 50S ribosomal protein L16, translating into MLMPKRTKFRKQMKGRNRGYATRGASLATGEFALKAVEAGRINSRQIEAARQALTRHVKRQAKIWIRVFPDKPLTKKPLQTRMGKGKAGVEEWVMNIKPGRIIFEMAGVSEELAREALTLALHKLPFKSKFVTRESENEIY